From the Blastocatellia bacterium genome, one window contains:
- a CDS encoding alcohol dehydrogenase catalytic domain-containing protein, with protein MKVARLYDFNDIRIEEMPVPEVGPREALVQVKACGICSGDVTPWYIRKKAPIVLGHEPAGRIAAVGSEVKDFQVGDRVFVHHHAPCFTCRHCRRGYFSMCSTWKATSLKPGGIAEYFLVPEINLRVDTLKLPDSVSYEEGALIEPTACSVRAFKRAQMKGGERVLQIGLGIMGQLNVLLARHYGAKEIIGADLVESRCQRALQLGADTVINASKEDLREAVSRITNGEMADLVIVGPPTPSVMKLGIECAGKGSTVVFFMGSAPGEKMEIEPYHLYFNEITLVSSYSCGPYDTREALELISRRVITADQVITDRFPIEETQKACNLMAQVGDTLKSVVVF; from the coding sequence ATGAAAGTTGCCCGTCTTTATGATTTTAATGACATCAGAATTGAAGAAATGCCAGTGCCAGAAGTTGGCCCTAGAGAAGCTTTAGTACAAGTAAAAGCTTGTGGTATTTGTTCAGGTGATGTTACGCCTTGGTATATTCGTAAAAAAGCCCCAATAGTGCTTGGTCATGAACCTGCTGGACGTATTGCGGCGGTTGGTTCAGAGGTAAAAGATTTTCAAGTAGGGGATCGTGTTTTTGTCCATCATCATGCACCTTGTTTTACTTGTCGCCATTGTCGTCGCGGCTATTTTTCAATGTGTAGCACCTGGAAAGCTACTTCATTAAAACCAGGTGGTATTGCTGAATATTTTTTAGTTCCAGAAATTAACTTACGTGTAGATACATTAAAACTTCCAGATAGTGTTTCTTATGAAGAAGGAGCATTAATTGAGCCTACAGCCTGTTCAGTACGTGCTTTTAAGCGGGCGCAAATGAAGGGCGGTGAGCGAGTTTTACAAATTGGTCTTGGGATAATGGGACAGCTAAATGTTTTGCTAGCCCGTCATTATGGAGCAAAAGAAATTATTGGGGCTGATTTGGTAGAATCACGTTGTCAACGTGCTTTGCAATTAGGTGCTGACACAGTAATTAACGCTAGTAAAGAAGATTTACGAGAAGCTGTAAGCCGTATTACAAACGGAGAAATGGCAGACCTTGTTATTGTTGGGCCTCCAACACCTAGCGTAATGAAGCTTGGGATTGAATGCGCTGGAAAAGGTAGTACAGTAGTATTTTTTATGGGATCTGCTCCAGGTGAAAAAATGGAAATTGAACCATATCACCTTTATTTTAATGAAATTACGCTAGTTTCTAGTTATTCCTGTGGCCCATATGATACTAGGGAAGCTTTAGAGCTTATTTCCCGACGTGTTATTACAGCAGATCAAGTTATTACAGATCGTTTTCCAATAGAAGAAACACAAAAAGCTTGTAACCTAATGGCACAGGTTGGAGATACCTTAAAATCAGTAGTTGTGTTTTAA
- a CDS encoding tripartite tricarboxylate transporter permease, with translation MLKFYQKNLLNFSLLVIIGLVIILIKQKTFQPVFLASWEGLKLVFCWPNILYPIVATLLTMIFALLPGLSGATLMALAVSLTLSWEPLYVLLIFGAFVGGSTFMGSVTAILFNIPGSGPSAATLLDGYPLAQKGEAKTAIGCSAAASAMGSSFGVFVLILLIPFMSQAILIFSSPEFLMLTLWGLTTIAAISTGSILKGLIMGGLGFLISFIGQDPRTAEARYSFGITYLADGLSMIPILLGLFSISEIIALSVSGQETISGKTRVEELTGSVWKGVRAVFENFNLFIRSSIIGTIIGIIPGVGGTVASFVAYAQAAQTAKEPKHFGQGDIRGVLAPEAAHDAKDGGSLVPTLAFGIPGNEGTAILLAALLLHGLAPGKELLTNNLTLVFVLVWSLFFSNWITSILGVLVVSPLARLTLVRTQIISPIILVLTIIGAFTYKQRIEDVLLVFICGIVGYYLKKHAWPRIPFIIALVLGNLFETNFHISLKLNELGRINFWTRPIVIVLLILIIINLALPILQSRQKARTAND, from the coding sequence TTGTAGCAACGCTTTTAACCATGATATTTGCTTTATTACCAGGTTTAAGCGGTGCAACTTTAATGGCTCTAGCTGTGTCATTAACTCTAAGTTGGGAACCACTTTATGTGCTGCTTATTTTTGGTGCATTTGTTGGCGGATCAACTTTTATGGGGTCGGTTACAGCTATTCTTTTTAATATTCCTGGCTCTGGCCCAAGTGCAGCAACCTTGCTAGATGGCTACCCACTAGCCCAAAAAGGCGAAGCTAAAACCGCTATAGGCTGTTCCGCCGCTGCATCTGCAATGGGTTCAAGTTTTGGCGTTTTTGTCCTAATTTTATTAATCCCTTTTATGAGCCAAGCTATTTTGATTTTTAGCTCACCAGAATTTTTAATGCTAACCCTTTGGGGATTAACAACTATTGCTGCAATTTCTACAGGCTCCATTCTTAAAGGGCTAATTATGGGCGGATTAGGCTTTTTAATTTCTTTTATCGGTCAAGATCCCCGCACAGCCGAGGCTCGCTACTCTTTTGGTATCACTTATTTAGCTGATGGTTTAAGTATGATTCCTATTCTACTAGGTCTTTTTTCTATTAGCGAAATAATAGCTTTAAGCGTTTCTGGTCAAGAAACTATTTCTGGTAAAACCCGTGTAGAAGAATTAACTGGAAGCGTCTGGAAAGGTGTTCGAGCCGTTTTTGAAAACTTTAATCTTTTTATTCGTAGTTCAATTATTGGAACAATCATCGGTATAATTCCTGGCGTTGGAGGAACTGTTGCAAGCTTTGTTGCTTATGCTCAAGCAGCACAAACAGCTAAAGAACCCAAACATTTTGGTCAAGGAGATATCCGAGGAGTTTTAGCTCCAGAAGCAGCACACGACGCTAAAGACGGCGGTTCGCTAGTCCCTACATTAGCTTTTGGTATCCCAGGCAATGAAGGAACAGCTATTTTATTAGCAGCCCTTCTTTTACACGGCCTAGCACCAGGAAAAGAGCTTTTAACTAATAATTTAACTTTAGTATTTGTATTAGTTTGGTCGCTATTTTTCTCTAATTGGATAACTTCTATTTTAGGTGTGTTAGTTGTTAGTCCTCTTGCCCGCTTGACCCTAGTTCGTACACAAATAATTAGTCCAATAATTTTAGTTTTAACTATTATTGGTGCATTTACTTATAAACAGAGAATTGAAGATGTTTTGCTAGTCTTTATTTGTGGAATTGTGGGTTATTACTTAAAAAAACACGCTTGGCCCCGTATCCCATTTATTATTGCTCTAGTGCTAGGAAATCTTTTTGAAACCAATTTCCATATCTCCCTTAAACTGAATGAATTAGGGAGGATTAATTTCTGGACGCGTCCAATAGTAATAGTATTACTAATATTAATTATTATTAATTTAGCTCTACCTATTTTACAATCTAGGCAAAAAGCAAGAACAGCAAATGATTAA
- a CDS encoding alcohol dehydrogenase catalytic domain-containing protein, which yields MRANLLIKPGQIELREIETPSPEEGEVLVKVRAALTCGTDLKTFLRGHPKFPLPALFGHEFSGEIAKVGRNVKQFKEGDSVMSAPSGPCGNCYFCRRDQENICPAVMDNYTLGAYAEYIKVPAHVVAQNMFEKPAELSFKEAAVLEPLACVMHGLSMLKLREDDTVVIIGSGAIGLLHLLALQALGLEKIIVLGRRPYRLEIARKLNAYRVVDFNEGQPHAREMILAATNGRGADVVIECTGTPAVWESAINIARRGGEVVLFGGCKPGTTVTFDTQRLHYDQITLRSPFHLTRNSVRQAYELLAGSRLLATSLITDTYPLDQLDQVFSLLQKGDCIKYAVIP from the coding sequence ATGCGGGCTAACCTATTAATTAAACCAGGGCAAATTGAGTTAAGGGAAATAGAAACTCCCTCACCAGAGGAAGGTGAAGTTTTAGTAAAAGTACGAGCAGCCTTAACTTGTGGAACAGACCTAAAAACTTTTTTACGTGGACATCCAAAATTCCCTCTACCAGCACTTTTTGGGCATGAATTTTCAGGAGAAATTGCTAAAGTTGGACGTAATGTTAAGCAATTTAAAGAAGGTGATTCTGTTATGTCAGCACCTTCCGGGCCTTGTGGAAATTGTTACTTTTGCCGACGTGATCAAGAAAATATTTGTCCTGCTGTTATGGATAATTATACTCTAGGAGCTTATGCAGAATATATTAAAGTTCCTGCTCATGTTGTAGCACAAAATATGTTTGAAAAACCTGCTGAACTCTCCTTTAAGGAAGCCGCTGTACTAGAACCTTTAGCTTGTGTTATGCACGGTTTAAGTATGTTAAAGCTACGTGAAGATGACACAGTAGTTATAATAGGATCTGGTGCTATTGGCCTACTTCATTTATTAGCTTTACAAGCTCTTGGACTTGAAAAAATAATTGTTTTAGGTCGTCGTCCTTATCGTTTAGAAATTGCTAGAAAATTAAATGCTTATCGAGTTGTTGATTTTAATGAAGGTCAACCACACGCTAGAGAAATGATTTTAGCTGCTACAAATGGTCGTGGAGCAGATGTAGTAATTGAATGTACTGGAACTCCGGCTGTTTGGGAATCTGCAATAAATATTGCTCGTCGTGGTGGCGAAGTGGTTTTATTTGGAGGTTGTAAGCCTGGAACTACTGTAACTTTTGACACACAACGCTTGCATTATGACCAAATTACTTTACGTAGCCCTTTTCATTTAACCCGCAATTCTGTTAGACAAGCTTATGAATTGCTGGCAGGTAGTAGACTTCTAGCTACTAGCTTAATTACAGATACTTATCCTTTAGATCAATTAGATCAAGTTTTTTCTTTATTACAGAAAGGTGATTGCATTAAATATGCAGTCATTCCCTAA